In Mytilus galloprovincialis chromosome 1, xbMytGall1.hap1.1, whole genome shotgun sequence, the following are encoded in one genomic region:
- the LOC143081178 gene encoding uncharacterized protein LOC143081178: MTTILVQAMIEFNLIYSTEEVEEHLSKTHSDERRGEDLDECEKLLTPDEPKEQFDESDLKFQEVQDVVRKARAGSAPGPNVSVVLFAAAMNLIVKSVEKTRRGPLLSSGVRQPPVRAFMDDMTVTSKTVIEGKWTLEVLERMIKWARMKFKPSKSRSLIVRKGKVQDETFELAGEKIPTVGEKPVKCLGKMFDATLADMVNMGEVQVQLVEWLTKIDKSGFPGRYKAWIYQHGVLPRILWPLLVYEFPLSKVEALERKISACLRRWLGVPRSFSSIGLYSTGTKLQLPMKALTEEYKVTKTRQVMTLRDSKDAKVRGAKVKIRTGRKWKAEEAVNEAETRLKHSVIVGVTAVGRQGFGMTTKTRWDTANEKGRRELVQQEIRQLEEEIRNVKAVGMKQQACPVALKDGRYTWRHDSVLKKIAAKLDTTRRKKRKMQKNITFVNFVSAGEKKDNQAEGLGILGTASDWQMTADIHQRMSFPAEIAATSLRPDIVIWSQGTKQAVLLELTVPWEYRIEEAYERKMAKYQQLVEDCKQRGWRTWCMAIEVGCRGFAGQSMWRALRTLGVVGAERKKLITEVCREAEVASQWILRKRDEVWKSAK; encoded by the exons ATGACAACAATTTTGGTACAGGCCATGATAGAGTTCAACTTGATATACTCGACGGAAGAAGTGGAAGAACATCTCAGTAAGACCCACAGTGATGAGAGACGAGGAGAAGACCTGGACGAATGTGAGAAATTGTTAACACCAGATGAACCAAAAGAACAGTTTGATGAGTCAGACCTGAAGTTCCAAGAAGTGCAGGACGTAGTGAGAAAGGCAAGAGCAGGGTCAGCACCAGGACCAAATG TATCAGTAGTCTTGTTTGCAGCAGCAATGAACTTAATTGTAAAATCAGTAGAAAAAACAAGAAGAGGACCATTATTGTCATCAGGGGTCAGGCAACCACCAGTAAGAGCTTTTATGGATGATATGACAGTGACATCAAAAACAGTCATAGAGGGAAAATGGACTTTAGAGGTATTGGAAAGGATGATTAAGTGGGCCAGAATGAAGTTCAAACCAAGTAAATCTAGAAGTTTGATAGTGAGGAAAGGCAAAGTGCAAGATGAGACATTTGAGTTAGCAGGTGAAAAGATACCAACAGTTGGAGAGAAACCAGTGAAATGCCTAGGTAAAATGTTTGATGCAACACTAGCAGATATGGTAAACATGGGTGAAGTTCAAGTGCAATTGGTAGAATGGCTGACGAAGATAGACAAAAGTGGGTTCCCAGGAAGATATAAGGCCTGGATATATCAACATGGGGTCTTACCAAGAATATTGTGGCCATTACTAGTTTACGAGTTCCCATTGTCCAAAGTGGAGGCCTTAGAGAGAAAGATCAGTGCATGCCTTAGAAGATGGTTGGGTGTGCCAAGAAGTTTCAGCAGCATTGGATTGTACAGCACAGGAACAAAGCTACAATTACCAATGAAGGCATTGACAGAAGAGTATAAAGTTACAAAGACAAGACAGGTTATGACGTTGAGAGACAGCAAAGATGCTAAAGTGAGAGGAGCCAAAGTAAAGATCAGGACAGGAAGAAAATGGAAAGCAGAGGAAGCAGTTAATGAAGCTGAGACCAGACTAAAGCACAGTGTCATCGTTGGTGTAACAGCAGTTGGTAGACAGGGATTTGGTATGACAACAAAAACAAGGTGGGATACAGCAAATGAGAAGGGACGGAGGGAACTGGTGCAACAGGAAATACGACAGTTGGAAGAAGAGATTAGGAATGTTAAGGCAGTAGGAATGAAACAGCAGG CATGTCCAGTCGCACTGAAAGATGGAAGATATACATGGAGGCATGACAgtgtattgaaaaaaatagcagCAAAGTTGGATACCACCAGGAGAAAGAAGAGAAAGATGCAGAAAAACAtcacatttgtaaattttgtgaGTGCTGGAGAAAAGAAAGACAACCAGGCAGAAGGTTTAGGGATACTTGGAACAGCATCAGACTGGCAGATGACAGCAGACATACATCAACGCATGAGTTTCCCAGCAGAAATAGCAGCAACATCGCTAAGACCAGATATAGTCATTTGGTCACAGGGAACTAAGCAGGCGGTCTTGCTGGAACTAACAGTCCCATGGGAATACAGAATAGAGGAAGCTTATGAAAGAAAGATGGCAAAATACCAGCAGCTAGTAGAGGATTGCAAACAGCGGGGATGGAGGACGTGGTGTATGGCAATAGAAGTCGGATGCAGGGGCTTTGCAGGACAGTCAATGTGGCGGGCACTTAGGACCTTGGGAGTGGTAGGAGCAGAGAGGAAGAAACTGATTACAGAAGTGTGTAGAGAAGCAGAAGTGGCATCACAGTGGATTTTGAGGAAAAGAGACGAAGTGTGGAAAAGTGCAAAGTGA